The sequence TGACCCGGGCCTGCAGCACTGCTGCCGGTGCCGCACTCCCCCATGTCCCAGGGCCCTCCTGGAGGAGGAGTGTTGCAAGTTGAAGAGGGAGATTGCCATCCTGCAGGTGAGCGGCAGCCctgggcctccccacccccagagcctTTCTGCTGAGCCTAGACACACCCGTCTCTCACCTGGTGTGTGAgatccacatgcatgtgtgtgtgtgtgcaaagatTGTGTGAGTCCTCTGTCCATTTCTCCTGTATGCACACTTCCCGTACGTGTGAATCCAGATTCTGGTTGAGTCCCTAAGTCCAAGGTCGGCACTTTTAGATTAACCTGCTGGATTTGCCCctggtcttttgcctccttctcttccccatgTCTGGGTTCGGGCCTGCCCCTACCTTGCCAAGCTCAGCTTTTCAGGGAGCCTGGTGTTCCTCTCAGGAGTGTCCTCAGGTGGCTGGGATGAGGAGGCTGCATGGGGTGGTTCCTGGGCCCCACCATGGGTATCTTGGCCTCTGCAtcctgccccgccccaccccaccccgcccctgcctGTAAGGCTGGGCACTGAGCCAGCTCTCCCTGCAGCGCCGCCTGGAAGAGGAGTATACAGGGGCCCCTTGGCCCTCTGAGGCAACCCTAGagcccaccctggcaggtgaggACCCTGAGCAGGCCCCAGAGCACCCAGCCTCCTGTCCCTGTCCCGCTCTTGTACACACACCCTGGGATTGCCGAGTGCTGTGTCTCAGCTAGACCTCTCCTCCAGAGCTACAAGAACAGAAGGCAGCCATGCAACAGGAGCTGCGGGCACCTCTGAGGCCTTCCTGTGTCTCCCCCGGTCACAGGTAAACCAGAGCAGGTGGACAGCTGGACGGGGTGGGCTAAGCGTCAGGCCATGGCCCCCTCACAGCTACTCCCTCCTGTTCAGGCTGCGGCCCTTGGAGTCCTCCAGCCAGGGCCTCGGACCACTGCCTTGCTTCCGTGGGGCTGCTGGAGTTTGGGCCAGGCCTCTCCAGTGCCacctgccctctcctcctctggaGCGCTGCCCCAAACCTCAAGGCCTGGCCGCCACCTGCCGCTGGGGACGGAAGCTTCAGTGCAGCCCCAGAAAAAGGCCAGCTTCCACTCCGATGTCCAGTGTGgcgccccaggccccagcctgaAGGGCTGGGCAGGAAGGAGACTTCCGCTTCTGCTGGAACTCGCCCTGTCTGCTGCTGACACCTCTCAGCTGCCATGGCCCAGCCCACTTTAGATCTAGTCTTGGATGAGCCCTCACCAGGGTTCCAAGGCTGCCTATCTGTCTGGTCCTCACCCTACCCCCTCGCCTGGTCCTTGGTGTCTGGTCCTGACCATCACAGCCTCTGGCCTTTCTCTTCCCAGGCATCCCTCAAAGGCCTGGCAGGATGAGGTCTCATCCCAGCCCTGACTCTCGTCCCCATGGGGGACCCAGACAAAGCACAGCAGCGGCTCAGAGACAGGAATagaaatttcattaaaatctATGGACTTTAAAATCCTAGTGGTGCACGGATGGGCAGGGGTGGGCGGCGCACCGTTATTGCTACAGAGGATTAGAGGCGGCTCTTCCGGGGTTGTCACTGCACAGAGGGGCACAGAGGACGGACAAACGGATACTGCAGGGCTTGGGGGAAGGAGCTCTGGCTCCAGAGAGGGGGTGGGGCACGCCGGCTGGGGCCATTTGGCACGTGAACAAGGGCAGCCCATTTTGGGAAGACTGGGCCTTTAGCCTGGCAGAGGGAGGGCAAGGGGGTGTCACGTAGGGTCCCCTTCTCCAGGGCTCTGGGCTCAAGCCTCCTGCTGAACatcaccccacccctttccccagaAACGAGTTCTTTGGGCAGGCTGTTGGGTCACGGGCCTCTGCTGGCTGGCCCTGCAGCCAGTGCTGGGAGGCGGCGCAGAGACCCCAGGGCAGCTGAGTGAGGTGCAGGCAggcctggaagacagagtgggcCCGAGGCCAAGGGCAAGGGGGTGGCAACCACAGATAATACaagttttacaaaaataattacacAGACAAACAGGGCTGGGGTTACAGCCTGACATGTAACACTGCACAGCCCCCTAGCCCCTTACCCTGCCTCCAGGTAGGAAGATCCAAACCTGcctgggcagaggctggggtCTGCTCTGGGGGCAGGAACACTGGTCAGGAGGCTGAAGGCTCGGGGAGGGGGACAGGTAGGGGGCCCACCCAGAACCTTAGCTCAGGGCAACGTGTGGGGGCATCAGAGGCCACATAAAGTCCAGCTGCCTCCGGGGACCTGGCCTGAGACCCCTCCAAAGTGCTTTG comes from Delphinus delphis chromosome 1, mDelDel1.2, whole genome shotgun sequence and encodes:
- the CCDC24 gene encoding coiled-coil domain-containing protein 24 isoform X2, giving the protein MPGDSPPLWELVEEHVPLPERPEVKRILGETTVDLSLELRAEVVVLRSLLREARSFQAPGSRPTSDLSSLLAPPPLLRDLVRQELRQLLQGLRGKAICEGRDQTQAWVQYSPGVLRFALEEPRRDLPEQGIFRLRAGEPSCHRDLSVIKDQLNVSHVDQVAGYLRALLEEECCKLKREIAILQRRLEEEYTGAPWPSEATLEPTLAELQEQKAAMQQELRAPLRPSCVSPGHSGPWSPPARASDHCLASVGLLEFGPGLSSATCPLLLWSAAPNLKAWPPPAAGDGSFSAAPEKGQLPLRCPVWRPRPQPEGLGRKETSASAGTRPVCC